The proteins below come from a single Gimesia alba genomic window:
- the hemA gene encoding glutamyl-tRNA reductase, with the protein MNLQVVYCNHQTAGLDIREKLAFSSKEQLDNAYSVLKQSYPDTEMVVISTCNRVELYTATQESEAGPSHQDLAKFFSEFHQVPVSDFFEDFLERTGPDAVRHLFQVASSLDSMVLGEPQIVNQVKEAYQRATENELCGPLTHALFQQAIRVSARVRTETQLAEGRVSIASVAVGTFGKGIFERFDDKTVLIIGAGEMAEETLTYLKDEGVKQINVVNRSLENAEKLAMKVGGQAKPYQDLEDCLAEADVIVSTTGASQPIVDVACFQRVLNKAGNKTFFILDLGAPRDFDPAVGKISDNIFLYDIDDLEATCEKNRKARQKEVEKALAIIDEETDRFMHGVYHRATGPIIKQLREQWHDVREQEVDKLFSKLSHLDEKDQDLIKRSIEQIVNKLLHPPLEVLRQEAREGTPHGLLDALKQLFHIRD; encoded by the coding sequence GTGAATCTGCAGGTCGTTTACTGTAACCATCAGACAGCAGGTTTGGATATTCGCGAGAAGCTGGCTTTCTCGTCGAAAGAACAGCTGGATAACGCCTATTCTGTACTGAAGCAATCCTACCCTGATACCGAGATGGTCGTGATCTCGACCTGCAATCGGGTGGAGTTGTATACGGCGACGCAGGAATCAGAGGCGGGTCCGTCACATCAGGATCTGGCAAAATTCTTTTCCGAGTTTCATCAGGTCCCCGTCAGCGATTTTTTTGAAGACTTTCTGGAACGCACGGGGCCGGATGCAGTCCGACATCTGTTTCAGGTTGCTTCCAGTCTTGACAGTATGGTGTTAGGCGAACCGCAGATTGTGAATCAGGTCAAAGAGGCCTATCAACGTGCAACCGAGAACGAACTGTGTGGCCCCTTAACCCACGCGCTGTTTCAACAGGCGATCCGGGTTTCGGCCCGGGTGCGGACAGAAACACAACTTGCAGAAGGGCGGGTTTCGATTGCCAGTGTGGCAGTGGGCACGTTCGGCAAAGGGATTTTCGAACGCTTTGATGACAAAACCGTGTTGATCATCGGTGCCGGCGAAATGGCGGAAGAGACGCTGACCTACCTGAAAGACGAAGGGGTGAAGCAGATTAACGTCGTGAATCGCAGTCTGGAAAATGCAGAGAAGCTGGCGATGAAAGTCGGTGGTCAAGCCAAGCCTTATCAGGATCTGGAAGACTGTCTTGCAGAAGCCGATGTGATTGTCAGTACGACGGGTGCTTCTCAACCGATCGTCGATGTGGCCTGCTTCCAACGTGTTTTAAACAAGGCGGGGAACAAAACGTTTTTCATTCTCGATTTAGGAGCACCTCGCGATTTTGATCCTGCGGTCGGCAAGATCAGTGATAACATTTTTCTTTACGATATCGATGATCTGGAAGCGACCTGCGAGAAAAACCGTAAGGCGCGTCAAAAAGAAGTGGAAAAAGCACTCGCGATTATTGATGAAGAAACAGACCGATTCATGCACGGGGTTTATCATCGGGCAACCGGTCCGATCATCAAGCAGCTGCGGGAACAATGGCACGATGTGCGTGAGCAGGAAGTTGATAAACTGTTCAGCAAGCTTTCCCACCTGGACGAGAAAGATCAGGATTTGATCAAACGCTCGATCGAACAAATTGTGAATAAACTGCTGCATCCCCCTCTGGAAGTATTGAGGCAAGAGGCGCGGGAAGGAACGCCGCACGGACTCCTGGATGCACTCAAGCAGTTATTTCATATTCGAGATTAA
- a CDS encoding PVC-type heme-binding CxxCH protein: protein MKQAKLLALKQHLLRNNDSISGIAVSGIRWGFVVLALGMCLQLTLAADKQTAVPKSPLSPEESLKQTVVHPDFEMQVVASEPNVINPVAVAFDETGVLWVVEMTDYPHGPKPGEDPKSRIKLLRDKDQDGYYETATVFADKLLFATGVQPWKGGLIVTLAGKVQFMKDTNGDDKADVVETWFTGFKEENSQLRANHPTLGLDNHIYISNGLRGGSVIATHPEWQKKAKQVPINGLDFRFHPLSGKYESISGIGQFGLTFDDYGNRFVCSNRNPNKHIVLENRYLKRNPYLAVKSVYHDVSPDGEDSRVYAISRTWTTSTLHAGQFTAACGVTIYRGDLFPKGFYGNSFTCEPTANLVHRDIMTPMGATYDSKYGRDKVEFIASRDEWFRPVNMANGPDGALYLCDMYRAVIEHPQFMPAELKERSDLNDGIDRGRIYRIVPKNAKIDKSVYMSLKDATPEQLVTALGSKNAWQRETAARLIFEQQDASIQPQLEQLVSNGKSAQARIQALWALEGLGKLSDAVLETALKDASQRVKEQAVRLSEPLLSKNSKLKEQVLSLVDSADGRLRFQLAISLGEAGDVSSMVDQLARLMLKGANDSWTRAAVLSSAPDQTVAIFKSFLKQLNAADAQVSTHTGVTDAVREMAAVIGPRLKADEIEETLSLIAGMDSDQQLGLQIASFEGLGNSLRRRGKSIAQYQTKLSEADQKQLKVFYQKLVDAAANPKTPLAEKLNAIGVLQFVGFDMSGKTLLSLIQGDVSQEVKIAAIGAISPYSDPQVGVVLMDGFATQTPGMRRAILDAMLANQDRTSLLLDAIEKGQIKISELGPARSSRLQRHRNPEIKKRAAKLFAAAIPADRKKVLAAYQASLKLKANPLDGKQVFVKNCVTCHKIGDVGVNVAPDIGDSRTKTPEYLLTNILDPNRAIDANFFSYTIVTIDGVVHTGIISSDSGASITLTQPEGKTITVLKEEIDEMKSNGVSLMPVGLEKTINPQQMADLISFIKNWRYLSGQVPKDIAKPQ, encoded by the coding sequence ATGAAACAAGCGAAACTTCTTGCATTAAAACAACATCTTTTGAGAAACAATGATTCGATTTCAGGAATTGCTGTCTCTGGAATCCGCTGGGGGTTTGTCGTACTGGCTTTGGGGATGTGTCTGCAGTTGACGCTGGCAGCCGACAAGCAGACGGCGGTGCCCAAGTCTCCTTTGTCTCCTGAAGAATCATTGAAGCAGACCGTGGTTCACCCCGACTTTGAAATGCAGGTGGTGGCGTCCGAGCCGAATGTGATTAACCCGGTGGCGGTGGCCTTTGATGAAACCGGAGTGCTCTGGGTTGTGGAAATGACGGATTACCCGCATGGACCTAAACCAGGCGAAGATCCGAAAAGCCGCATCAAATTATTACGCGATAAAGACCAGGATGGGTATTACGAGACCGCGACGGTCTTTGCCGACAAACTCTTATTTGCGACCGGAGTTCAACCCTGGAAAGGGGGACTGATTGTCACTCTGGCCGGCAAAGTGCAGTTTATGAAAGATACCAACGGCGATGACAAAGCCGATGTCGTGGAAACATGGTTCACGGGGTTCAAAGAAGAAAACTCACAATTGCGGGCCAACCATCCGACGTTGGGGCTTGATAATCACATTTATATTTCCAATGGACTGCGTGGCGGTTCTGTGATTGCCACGCATCCGGAATGGCAGAAAAAAGCGAAGCAGGTTCCGATCAACGGTCTTGATTTTCGCTTTCATCCCTTGTCAGGTAAATATGAATCGATTTCCGGAATTGGCCAGTTTGGTCTGACGTTTGACGATTATGGAAATCGGTTTGTCTGTTCGAACCGGAATCCGAATAAACATATCGTGTTGGAGAATCGATACCTCAAACGAAATCCGTATCTGGCTGTGAAGTCGGTCTATCATGATGTTTCTCCTGATGGCGAAGATTCCCGTGTGTACGCCATCAGCCGAACCTGGACAACTTCCACACTGCATGCGGGGCAGTTTACCGCCGCTTGCGGCGTGACCATTTACCGTGGAGATTTATTTCCCAAAGGATTTTATGGGAACAGTTTCACCTGTGAGCCGACCGCGAATCTGGTGCACCGTGATATCATGACTCCTATGGGAGCGACCTATGATTCAAAATATGGTCGTGACAAAGTGGAGTTCATCGCCAGCCGTGATGAATGGTTCCGGCCTGTGAATATGGCCAATGGTCCTGATGGGGCCTTGTACTTGTGTGACATGTATCGCGCGGTGATTGAGCATCCGCAGTTCATGCCGGCCGAATTAAAAGAACGCTCTGACTTGAATGACGGAATCGATCGGGGGCGGATTTATCGGATTGTTCCGAAGAATGCCAAGATCGATAAAAGCGTTTATATGTCTTTAAAAGATGCGACTCCGGAACAGTTGGTGACAGCCCTCGGTTCGAAGAACGCCTGGCAGCGGGAAACCGCCGCGCGTTTGATTTTCGAACAACAGGATGCATCGATTCAACCGCAGTTAGAACAACTGGTTTCCAATGGGAAATCAGCACAGGCACGAATCCAGGCCTTATGGGCATTAGAAGGATTAGGGAAATTGAGTGATGCGGTTCTGGAAACGGCCTTGAAGGATGCATCACAGCGCGTCAAAGAGCAGGCCGTTCGTTTGAGTGAGCCACTTTTGTCGAAAAATTCCAAGCTGAAAGAGCAGGTTCTGTCGCTGGTCGATTCGGCAGATGGGCGATTACGCTTCCAGTTGGCCATCAGTCTAGGCGAGGCGGGCGATGTCTCTTCGATGGTAGATCAACTGGCCCGTTTGATGCTGAAGGGGGCCAATGATTCCTGGACGCGTGCCGCCGTGCTTTCTTCTGCTCCCGATCAGACCGTGGCAATTTTCAAGTCGTTCCTCAAACAACTAAATGCAGCCGATGCCCAGGTATCAACTCACACAGGTGTGACTGACGCCGTCCGTGAAATGGCAGCGGTCATCGGTCCTCGACTCAAAGCAGACGAAATCGAAGAAACGCTCTCGTTGATTGCCGGGATGGACTCCGATCAGCAGCTTGGATTACAGATCGCCAGTTTTGAAGGACTGGGGAACAGTCTCAGACGGCGTGGGAAATCGATCGCTCAGTATCAGACCAAGTTGTCAGAAGCCGATCAGAAACAGTTGAAGGTATTCTATCAGAAGCTGGTTGATGCAGCTGCGAATCCGAAAACTCCGTTGGCTGAAAAGTTGAATGCGATTGGTGTGTTACAGTTTGTTGGTTTTGACATGAGTGGCAAAACGCTGCTTTCACTGATCCAGGGTGATGTCTCTCAAGAGGTGAAAATTGCCGCTATTGGCGCCATCAGTCCTTATTCTGATCCGCAGGTCGGTGTGGTGTTGATGGATGGATTTGCCACGCAGACGCCAGGAATGAGGCGGGCGATTCTGGATGCGATGCTGGCGAATCAGGACCGGACCAGCCTGTTGCTGGATGCCATTGAAAAGGGACAGATTAAAATTTCAGAACTGGGACCTGCCCGTTCGTCCCGTCTGCAACGGCACCGCAATCCGGAAATTAAGAAACGGGCCGCAAAACTTTTTGCTGCTGCGATACCGGCTGACCGTAAAAAAGTGCTGGCCGCGTACCAGGCTTCTCTGAAGCTCAAAGCCAATCCGCTGGACGGGAAGCAGGTGTTTGTCAAGAACTGTGTGACCTGTCATAAGATTGGGGATGTCGGTGTCAATGTGGCTCCGGATATTGGTGATTCCCGCACGAAAACACCCGAGTATCTGCTGACGAATATTCTGGATCCGAACCGGGCCATTGATGCGAATTTCTTCAGCTATACAATCGTCACAATTGATGGTGTGGTCCATACCGGGATCATTTCTTCTGACAGTGGTGCGTCGATTACGCTGACCCAGCCGGAAGGAAAAACGATTACGGTTCTGAAAGAGGAAATTGACGAAATGAAATCCAACGGAGTTTCATTAATGCCGGTCGGTCTGGAGAAGACGATCAATCCACAACAGATGGCCGATTTGATTTCGTTTATCAAGAACTGGCGTTATCTGAGCGGGCAGGTCCCCAAGGACATCGCCAAGCCACAGTAG
- the queA gene encoding tRNA preQ1(34) S-adenosylmethionine ribosyltransferase-isomerase QueA translates to MTDLNAFDYHLPPELIATEPTQQRDQSRLLVLDRKTHTISHSSISDLPQYLNPGDCLVLNNTRVLSARLFGVRKSTGGKWEGLYLGSNAAGQWKLMSKTRGKLVPGEIIELQPAHQRSEQKQLFLIMESKDDEGYWTVTVQSEEDHHRLLEHFGTMPLPPYMRRELATDEDWERYQTVYANQPGAVAAPTAGLHFTPELLERCTQKGVGIAHVTLHVGIGTFKPISAETLEEHKMHSEWCELPQASADLLNATRAQGGRIVSVGTTSVRTLESVAKQGPLQAWQGETDIFIYPPYQFQAVDCLLTNFHLPKSTLLVLVSALAGSEFIREAYEKAVEANYRFYSYGDAMLIL, encoded by the coding sequence ATGACTGACTTAAACGCATTTGACTACCACCTGCCCCCCGAATTGATCGCGACTGAACCCACACAACAGCGGGATCAATCGCGTCTGCTGGTGCTGGACCGAAAGACACACACCATCAGCCACAGTTCCATTTCCGATCTCCCCCAGTATCTGAATCCCGGAGACTGCCTCGTATTAAACAACACACGCGTGCTCTCCGCCCGCTTATTCGGCGTTCGCAAGTCGACGGGCGGCAAGTGGGAAGGACTCTACCTCGGCTCAAACGCAGCGGGACAATGGAAACTGATGAGCAAGACCAGAGGCAAGCTGGTGCCAGGCGAGATCATTGAACTGCAGCCCGCGCACCAACGCAGCGAACAGAAACAGCTCTTCTTAATAATGGAATCGAAAGACGACGAAGGATACTGGACGGTGACCGTTCAATCCGAAGAAGACCATCACCGTCTACTCGAACACTTCGGCACGATGCCTTTGCCTCCTTATATGAGACGGGAACTGGCGACGGACGAGGATTGGGAACGCTATCAAACCGTGTATGCCAATCAGCCCGGGGCCGTCGCAGCACCGACTGCCGGCCTGCACTTCACTCCCGAGCTCCTGGAACGCTGCACTCAAAAAGGAGTGGGCATCGCTCACGTCACTCTGCACGTCGGCATTGGTACATTCAAACCAATCTCTGCTGAGACACTCGAAGAACACAAAATGCATTCCGAGTGGTGTGAATTGCCACAAGCATCAGCCGATCTACTCAACGCCACACGTGCGCAAGGCGGCAGAATTGTATCCGTAGGAACCACCAGCGTTCGAACTTTAGAATCGGTCGCAAAACAAGGCCCGCTCCAGGCATGGCAGGGAGAGACTGATATCTTCATCTATCCCCCCTATCAGTTTCAGGCCGTTGACTGTCTGTTGACCAATTTTCATTTACCCAAATCAACGTTGCTGGTTCTGGTCAGCGCGCTCGCCGGCTCGGAATTCATCCGCGAAGCCTACGAAAAAGCTGTAGAAGCAAACTATCGCTTCTACAGCTATGGTGATGCCATGTTAATTTTATAG
- a CDS encoding glycosyltransferase, whose protein sequence is MSDIELPIPIAFCITGLQPGGAERALVQIVKRLNREKWAPVVYSLTGTGPLVANLQAAGVPTEILHTRSAWDVSIIWKLARKFKEQKPVLLQTFLFHANFAGRIAARWSGVPHIVSGIRVSEKRKNGHLLLDRLTNRLVDFNICVSQSVAEFSIRAGKLPESKVTVIPNGVDFELFASAEPLDLSPWGIPADAKVVLFVGRLDPQKAPGDLLTAFGRFAEQAPDFHLLFVGEGPLKTELQQSANQLSCAERVHFAGWQSQIPQLMRAADCLVLPSLWEGMPNVVLEAMASGLPVISTEVDGVSELIQQGEQGTLVAQRSPAEIQQALQALATQPASFRKMAENAQDTVKKEFTWDSIAHKYEQVYERILSSHA, encoded by the coding sequence TTGTCTGACATTGAATTGCCCATTCCGATTGCGTTTTGTATAACCGGCTTGCAGCCTGGTGGGGCGGAACGTGCGCTGGTTCAGATCGTGAAGCGGTTGAATCGCGAAAAATGGGCACCCGTCGTCTACTCTCTGACAGGCACGGGGCCTCTTGTCGCTAATCTGCAGGCTGCGGGAGTTCCCACCGAAATCTTGCACACGCGTTCCGCCTGGGATGTGAGTATTATCTGGAAGTTGGCACGAAAGTTCAAAGAACAAAAACCGGTTTTACTGCAAACATTTTTATTTCATGCGAATTTTGCAGGGCGGATCGCCGCTCGTTGGTCAGGTGTGCCACATATTGTCTCTGGGATTCGTGTTTCCGAAAAACGAAAAAATGGACACTTGTTGCTGGACCGATTGACAAATCGACTGGTGGATTTCAATATCTGCGTCAGTCAATCGGTGGCGGAGTTTTCGATTCGGGCGGGAAAACTTCCTGAGTCGAAAGTGACCGTGATCCCCAATGGTGTCGACTTCGAACTGTTTGCGTCGGCTGAACCGCTGGATTTGAGTCCCTGGGGCATTCCCGCTGATGCCAAAGTGGTGTTGTTTGTGGGGCGGCTGGATCCACAGAAAGCTCCCGGTGATTTATTGACGGCGTTTGGCCGCTTTGCAGAACAGGCTCCTGACTTTCATTTGCTGTTTGTCGGCGAGGGGCCGTTGAAAACGGAATTGCAACAGAGTGCCAACCAGTTGTCCTGTGCAGAGCGTGTTCATTTTGCCGGCTGGCAGTCCCAGATTCCGCAATTGATGCGAGCCGCTGACTGTCTGGTGTTGCCTTCTTTGTGGGAAGGGATGCCGAACGTGGTTCTGGAAGCGATGGCTTCCGGTTTGCCTGTGATTTCGACGGAAGTGGATGGGGTTTCCGAATTGATCCAGCAGGGAGAGCAGGGGACTTTGGTGGCCCAGAGAAGCCCCGCTGAGATTCAGCAAGCATTGCAGGCTCTGGCTACCCAGCCCGCCTCGTTTCGCAAGATGGCGGAGAATGCGCAAGATACTGTGAAAAAAGAGTTTACATGGGACTCGATCGCACACAAATATGAACAGGTTTATGAGAGAATCCTGTCTTCACACGCCTGA
- a CDS encoding division/cell wall cluster transcriptional repressor MraZ, giving the protein MALTGTFNKILDGKRRLAIPKRLKEELVNKEFTQIYIAPGTESSLLLFSEKGFEQQAQRLNEYSKNGPEAAQYLRLYYSRAEKVEVDSQGRICIPERLADLASLEAKEEVVLIGVQDHAEIWSSTRWSTYLNNHGPHFDEMAAQAFGQMPW; this is encoded by the coding sequence ATGGCACTAACGGGGACGTTCAACAAGATTCTGGATGGTAAACGGCGATTGGCGATTCCCAAACGGCTCAAGGAAGAGCTTGTGAACAAGGAATTTACCCAGATTTACATTGCACCTGGAACAGAATCATCTTTGTTGCTTTTTTCTGAGAAAGGATTTGAACAGCAGGCACAACGATTGAATGAGTATTCCAAGAACGGCCCGGAGGCAGCTCAGTATCTGCGTCTGTATTATTCGCGGGCAGAAAAAGTGGAAGTCGATTCTCAAGGGCGGATTTGTATTCCAGAACGTCTGGCGGATCTGGCCAGCCTGGAAGCAAAAGAAGAAGTGGTATTGATTGGAGTTCAAGACCATGCCGAGATCTGGAGTAGCACGCGTTGGAGTACCTATCTTAATAATCATGGTCCTCATTTTGATGAGATGGCTGCACAAGCCTTTGGCCAGATGCCCTGGTAA
- the rsmH gene encoding 16S rRNA (cytosine(1402)-N(4))-methyltransferase RsmH translates to MSGDQKRPIHLPVLLREVIEQLDLSPGLVVVDGTVGAGGHSEHILRRIGTEGTLIGLDRDTMMLEFAREKLGVERLPEGQCHLRQASYAELPTVLDELGLTSIDRVLLDLGLSSDQLGDDERGFGFESSGELDLRFDTSTGVPAWELLQTRSESELCEIFEVYGEERFSQRIASQLVQQRKTAPVKTAAELIKVVQQAIPAKALAAARKNPATRVFQALRIAANQELEQLETMLESVLPEVLKPGGRAAIISFHSLEDRMVKQAFKDRTIWKNLTPKPIVATQAEQRVNPRCRTAKLRVAMKT, encoded by the coding sequence ATGTCCGGTGATCAGAAAAGGCCGATTCACTTACCGGTTTTATTACGAGAAGTGATCGAACAGCTGGATTTATCCCCTGGGCTGGTTGTCGTAGACGGCACCGTAGGCGCCGGCGGTCACAGCGAACATATCCTGCGGAGAATTGGAACAGAAGGAACTTTAATCGGTCTGGATCGTGATACGATGATGCTGGAGTTTGCCCGAGAAAAATTAGGAGTCGAGAGATTGCCAGAAGGGCAATGTCATCTCAGGCAGGCGAGTTACGCGGAACTTCCCACCGTTCTGGATGAATTAGGATTAACGTCCATTGATCGCGTTTTACTGGACCTGGGTTTGTCTTCTGATCAACTGGGAGACGACGAACGTGGATTTGGTTTTGAATCATCGGGCGAATTAGATTTGCGGTTTGATACCAGCACGGGAGTACCCGCCTGGGAACTGTTGCAAACACGATCGGAATCAGAGCTGTGTGAAATATTCGAAGTATATGGAGAAGAACGATTCAGCCAGCGGATTGCCAGTCAACTGGTTCAACAGCGAAAAACGGCGCCTGTCAAAACGGCGGCAGAGTTAATAAAAGTGGTTCAGCAGGCAATTCCAGCCAAGGCACTGGCGGCGGCCAGAAAAAATCCGGCCACACGTGTGTTTCAGGCACTTCGGATTGCAGCGAACCAGGAACTGGAACAACTGGAAACGATGTTGGAATCGGTTCTTCCTGAGGTCCTGAAGCCGGGAGGCAGAGCTGCGATTATCAGCTTTCACTCGCTGGAAGATCGAATGGTGAAGCAGGCATTTAAAGATCGAACTATCTGGAAAAACTTAACACCAAAGCCCATTGTGGCAACGCAGGCCGAGCAGCGGGTGAATCCACGTTGCCGAACTGCGAAGCTGCGGGTTGCGATGAAAACATAA
- a CDS encoding LysM peptidoglycan-binding domain-containing protein has translation MTEEKKAEQASEEDWGVEKPKSGIAIETKVGLCLICILLSAFGLVVYQKINRPQEDLAVNSPAGEMSETEKSTEPDPFAEGKPEADTTTEGQVASQSNGFDNFGNESGGENSGFSTPQEEQGNPFAEPKPEAQGVDQFAQNAFDNQSEPAQPTEMAANQSDTGFQQFDPPAAASNEFGNPAQNEFQNKMPKQPERAAFDQGQQDPFAGGDQFAQQPADTTAAQAVPQQNDFNIGSESEFAPPTAGAESGLMEQPAGQEFAQTPAANAFQDEPDPFGGAAAQQGQAMQQQPQQPAENAFDEFGSSESLNEGQMQNTEEFSEKPAKVNITEISSPSDANTFGDADFSQSEPQESAAQLENAFGQDTPAMDNQQFEQPQASEFSEPNPVQSEERFGDFRPEEFSAQQAESVTTVKRPAAAIDSGTFRDSEMTAEQVPQAQGLFDSPAPVREVSTQKFNSQQQDVFNQGAAVAVGGEYVVQNGENFWTISKKLYGSGRYFQLLAEINRSRVSDPRKMRPGLKLIAPARGTIDAQYQARHKATQTTVSEFPGQGATRKPSKPAGFFISQDGRPMYRVGSSDTLTDISQKHLGRSSRWYQIYQINRQRLQNPNKLQIGTELQLPYDASRVSLVPGKSSSR, from the coding sequence ATGACTGAAGAAAAAAAAGCAGAACAGGCGTCAGAAGAAGACTGGGGCGTTGAAAAACCCAAGTCAGGGATTGCCATTGAAACCAAAGTCGGGCTGTGCCTGATTTGTATCCTGCTCAGTGCCTTTGGGTTGGTTGTCTATCAGAAGATCAATCGACCGCAGGAAGACCTGGCGGTGAATAGCCCTGCGGGAGAGATGTCTGAGACTGAGAAGTCGACTGAGCCAGATCCGTTTGCGGAAGGGAAACCAGAAGCGGACACGACAACGGAAGGTCAGGTGGCAAGTCAGTCGAATGGCTTCGATAATTTTGGAAATGAATCTGGCGGCGAGAATTCCGGCTTTTCCACTCCCCAGGAAGAACAGGGGAATCCGTTCGCCGAGCCAAAACCAGAAGCGCAGGGGGTAGATCAATTTGCGCAGAATGCGTTTGATAACCAAAGTGAACCAGCGCAGCCTACTGAAATGGCTGCGAATCAGTCAGATACCGGATTTCAGCAGTTCGATCCTCCTGCCGCGGCCAGCAATGAGTTTGGAAATCCTGCTCAAAATGAATTTCAGAATAAAATGCCAAAGCAACCTGAGCGAGCGGCCTTTGATCAGGGGCAACAGGATCCTTTTGCAGGCGGAGACCAATTTGCACAACAGCCTGCCGATACAACTGCAGCCCAGGCTGTGCCACAACAGAACGACTTCAATATTGGTTCAGAATCTGAGTTTGCCCCTCCTACAGCCGGCGCTGAATCTGGTTTAATGGAACAGCCTGCAGGACAGGAATTTGCCCAGACACCAGCAGCGAACGCTTTTCAAGATGAGCCAGATCCTTTTGGTGGTGCCGCGGCACAGCAGGGACAGGCGATGCAGCAGCAACCACAGCAACCAGCGGAAAACGCATTCGATGAATTCGGTTCGTCTGAGAGTTTGAATGAAGGGCAGATGCAAAACACAGAAGAGTTTTCTGAAAAACCAGCGAAAGTGAATATTACGGAGATCTCCAGCCCCAGCGATGCCAATACGTTTGGAGACGCCGATTTCTCACAAAGCGAACCTCAAGAATCCGCAGCGCAACTTGAAAATGCCTTTGGGCAGGATACGCCGGCGATGGACAATCAGCAGTTTGAGCAGCCACAAGCTTCAGAATTCAGTGAACCGAATCCAGTCCAGAGCGAAGAACGTTTTGGGGATTTTCGTCCGGAAGAGTTTTCTGCTCAGCAGGCAGAAAGTGTGACAACCGTCAAGCGTCCTGCCGCTGCCATTGATTCTGGCACGTTTCGTGATTCAGAAATGACGGCGGAGCAGGTTCCTCAAGCCCAGGGGCTGTTTGATAGTCCCGCTCCTGTGAGAGAAGTCTCGACACAGAAATTTAATTCACAACAGCAAGATGTGTTCAATCAAGGGGCCGCAGTCGCTGTCGGTGGTGAGTATGTCGTCCAGAATGGAGAAAATTTCTGGACGATTTCCAAGAAGCTGTATGGCAGCGGGCGGTATTTTCAGTTGCTGGCCGAAATCAACCGCAGTCGTGTCAGCGACCCTCGAAAGATGAGACCTGGTTTGAAACTGATTGCTCCCGCTCGGGGGACGATTGATGCACAGTATCAGGCCCGCCATAAAGCAACCCAGACCACGGTCAGTGAATTTCCCGGACAAGGGGCAACTCGTAAGCCGAGTAAGCCAGCCGGGTTTTTTATCAGTCAGGATGGTCGTCCAATGTATCGCGTGGGAAGCAGTGATACTTTGACTGATATTTCACAGAAGCATCTGGGGCGTTCTTCCCGCTGGTATCAGATTTATCAGATCAATCGTCAGAGACTGCAAAATCCGAACAAGCTACAAATTGGAACTGAATTACAGCTGCCTTATGATGCGAGCCGAGTCAGCCTTGTTCCCGGAAAGTCATCCAGCCGATAG